One genomic window of Caldivirga maquilingensis IC-167 includes the following:
- a CDS encoding PadR family transcriptional regulator, with the protein MDWRRGPMPHDFMGWFWRRRGALRDIVLYILAFKGELTGAQIIDEIERWSFGFWRPSPGSIYPLLDDLEEEGLIKISRIDGVKKYYSLTEEGKRAIGLIGGINPPPPPPSPFNIDEFVSAARYIIDNWDKIPQEDKEKIRRILNDLIKVVG; encoded by the coding sequence ATGGATTGGAGAAGGGGGCCTATGCCTCATGACTTCATGGGCTGGTTTTGGAGGAGGAGGGGTGCGTTGAGGGATATTGTACTTTATATCCTAGCCTTCAAGGGTGAGTTAACGGGTGCCCAGATAATTGATGAGATTGAGAGGTGGAGCTTCGGCTTCTGGAGGCCATCACCAGGATCAATATACCCACTCCTAGATGACTTGGAGGAGGAGGGTTTAATTAAGATATCTAGGATTGATGGTGTTAAGAAGTATTACTCACTCACTGAGGAGGGGAAGAGGGCCATTGGGTTAATTGGTGGTATTAATCCACCACCCCCACCGCCTTCACCATTTAATATTGATGAATTCGTGTCAGCTGCAAGGTACATAATTGATAATTGGGATAAGATACCTCAGGAGGATAAGGAGAAAATAAGGAGGATTTTAAATGATTTAATCAAGGTTGTTGGCTAA
- the hmgA gene encoding hydroxymethylglutaryl-CoA reductase (NADPH), with the protein MELEDVVKMLEEGKVKMHELEGLLKDPNAATRARRLFLERRLGIKLNAIGSTVIDFNQVYGRNTENTIGAVQVPLGVAGPLLVKGVYANGLYYVPLATTEGALVASVNRGAKVITENGGARSIVVKDGMARAPLFRLPTATDAVDFINWINTNIDKIREVAESSSRHLRLKEIQPFINGNNAWLRLVFSTGDAMGMNMVTIASERVAQWIEGNYPKAKLITVSGNMCVDKKPNAVNFLLGRGKTVISEATVSRRYLMERFNITPEEVVNVNVRKNLLGSAYAHSYGFNAHFANIVAAMFIATGQDVAQVVESSMGITWAEVDDNGDLYVSVTLPSLEVGTVGGGTGLPTQREALQMLGVQGGGDPPGSNALKLAEIIAAAVLAGELNLLIAQHRRELGKAHERLGRAGRT; encoded by the coding sequence ATGGAGCTTGAGGATGTGGTTAAAATGCTTGAGGAGGGTAAGGTTAAGATGCATGAGCTTGAGGGCCTGCTCAAGGATCCTAACGCAGCCACTAGGGCTAGGAGGCTGTTCCTTGAGAGGAGGCTTGGTATTAAGCTTAATGCCATAGGTTCAACGGTAATTGACTTTAACCAGGTTTATGGTAGGAATACTGAGAACACCATTGGGGCTGTTCAAGTACCATTAGGCGTAGCTGGTCCGCTTTTAGTTAAGGGGGTTTATGCTAATGGCTTATACTACGTACCCTTAGCCACAACTGAGGGTGCCTTGGTGGCTTCTGTGAATAGGGGGGCTAAGGTTATTACTGAGAATGGTGGAGCCAGGAGTATTGTTGTTAAGGATGGTATGGCTAGGGCACCCTTATTCAGATTACCCACAGCCACTGATGCTGTGGATTTCATTAATTGGATTAACACTAATATTGATAAGATTAGGGAGGTTGCTGAGTCCAGTAGTAGGCATTTAAGGCTTAAGGAGATTCAACCATTCATAAATGGTAACAATGCATGGCTTAGATTAGTCTTCAGTACTGGGGACGCCATGGGTATGAACATGGTTACCATAGCCTCTGAGAGAGTTGCGCAGTGGATTGAGGGTAATTACCCTAAGGCCAAGTTAATTACCGTTAGCGGTAACATGTGTGTTGATAAGAAGCCCAATGCAGTCAACTTCCTACTGGGTAGGGGGAAGACGGTTATCAGTGAGGCCACTGTATCAAGGAGGTACCTAATGGAGCGCTTCAACATAACCCCGGAGGAGGTTGTTAATGTTAATGTTAGGAAGAATCTACTTGGCTCAGCCTACGCCCACTCCTACGGCTTCAACGCCCACTTCGCAAACATAGTGGCGGCAATGTTCATAGCCACAGGTCAGGATGTGGCCCAGGTTGTTGAATCAAGCATGGGTATTACTTGGGCTGAGGTTGATGATAATGGTGACTTATACGTTTCAGTAACGCTACCAAGCCTAGAGGTGGGTACTGTTGGTGGCGGTACTGGTTTACCAACCCAGAGGGAGGCATTGCAGATGCTTGGGGTGCAGGGGGGTGGTGATCCACCTGGCTCCAATGCATTAAAGCTTGCTGAAATAATAGCCGCAGCGGTGCTTGCTGGTGAACTTAACTTACTCATTGCCCAGCATAGGAGGGAGTTGGGTAAGGCTCATGAGAGGCTTGGTAGGGCTGGACGCACCTAA
- a CDS encoding acyltransferase: MGFISSRAKVDEAVIGLNSVILGPSVIGRGSFIDDYVTVGYPIRRKIKTIKHINELDSVSDGARIGEGCVIRRGTVIYESVEVGNNVETGHNVLIRENTVIGDGTRLGTLTVIDGGVKIGRNVSVQSMVYIPIGTVIEDEVFIGPNAVITNDKYPPSRRLQGVVIRRGAVIGANATLIAGIEIGEGAVVAAGSIVTKDVKPGTVVAGAPARPMYGVDVYVEKRRAYESMG; encoded by the coding sequence ATGGGCTTCATATCAAGTAGAGCAAAGGTAGATGAGGCTGTAATTGGATTAAACTCAGTGATACTGGGGCCATCGGTAATTGGTAGGGGGAGTTTCATTGATGATTACGTGACTGTAGGCTACCCTATTAGGCGGAAGATTAAGACCATTAAGCATATTAATGAACTTGATTCAGTTAGTGACGGTGCCAGGATTGGGGAGGGGTGTGTGATAAGGAGGGGTACGGTTATTTACGAGAGTGTTGAAGTGGGTAATAATGTTGAGACCGGGCATAACGTGTTAATTAGGGAGAACACGGTGATTGGGGATGGGACTAGGTTAGGTACTTTAACTGTGATTGATGGTGGCGTTAAGATAGGTAGGAATGTGAGCGTGCAGAGTATGGTTTACATACCCATAGGTACTGTAATAGAGGATGAGGTCTTCATAGGGCCAAACGCAGTGATAACTAATGATAAGTACCCACCCAGTAGAAGGCTTCAAGGCGTGGTTATTAGGAGGGGGGCTGTTATTGGTGCTAACGCCACTTTAATAGCTGGTATCGAGATTGGGGAGGGGGCTGTGGTGGCTGCTGGGTCAATAGTGACTAAGGATGTTAAGCCAGGAACTGTTGTCGCTGGTGCCCCAGCTAGACCCATGTACGGTGTTGATGTGTACGTTGAAAAGAGGAGGGCTTATGAATCAATGGGTTAA